AACGACACGGACTGCAAGGTTCGGCACAACGGTGACcatgaaaaagagaaacgtGAATTAGAGGCAAATAGAACACGAACCGAAAGCGATTGCAAGATGCTACGACGCTCACTTACATTGTTCCGCAGATTCTCGGTCTGATTAATCAGCAGCTCAAGGCGTTCGCCCCGATTGGTCACATGCTCGATGTTCTTCACCATAATGTCCCGCAGTTCGCCGATCTGGTCGTTCACGCGCCCGATCGCATCGTTGTGGTTTCCCTCGCTGTAGCGCTGCATCAGCGACGCAAGAGTACGCGAAAACTCCGTATTCATTGCGTACTCGATTGCGGTAGCTACAGTCAGGCCGTACTTCATGTTGAattgttgtttgatttcctGTAGAAAGAGGAACGCCCGCGAGCGTTCGAATGTCTGCCGGTTGTCGGACAAGGGGTGGAAGAGCGGGGGGTTTCATTTTCAGAACGAGTACGGATTCATCTTTCCCTGGTTACCCCACTTACGTCGTCCGTGATGCACATGTAGATGAGCTGGTTTTCCCAGATGTAGTGTATCAGGTAGTTGCCGTGCAGATAAGTGAGCTTATGGTTCTGGGATTCAACCCGAGCAATCACTTGCTCGGTTACCTCGGTAAAATTTCCAACACACTCCGCATATTTAGCCAGCACCGTTAGCCCTCGGGCAATCACACTGTACAAAATCGGCATTGTATCGGGTACGTTTGTTTCTATCGGTACTTATGTTTTGCTCGTTCAAGATGAGCAAGGAAGGCGATGAATCCGATCACACACTAAACTGCTTTCTTCTGCGAGGAACTTTTGCGTTCTTTCGCAGCCCGAACAATGAAACACAGTCATGCATAATGACAGTTTcttaccaccaccatcacaccTCGCGTGGATGAAATGAAGCTCAATTAGTGCCAGCGGAATCCATACAATAACAAATACGAATGTAAACAACTGCTTCTGACAGCATTAGCCAGGCAAGATTGGTGCATGTCTTGGCTTTTGACTTGGCTGCACACAAAGTGACAGTTATTTTTGTATACATTGTGTCAAAACGCACGCAGTATGTAAACAAGCGTCAGAAAGGAACAGCGTcaaaaaattaatgtttttccCCTCATGAACGGGGTGTACAGCAAAGGCCGCACAGTTTGTGAACGCGTTAAGATATAGCAATATATCGAACTGCAGGAGTGcattctttctttcattccttAGTTGTTATGCTCGGCCGCGTTAACGACGTCTAATGCCCAGCATCAAAGCGTGGGATAAGTCCCGTACGCAGAACTAATTATCATCACACACTGCCAAAAATCGCTGATTAACGCGGCCGCGGCTAGCACGGTTTCGGCCAACTGCCAGGTGAGCCGCGCCGAGGGAGACCTACCCCGAGATCGCCTTATCAAGCATTAGCGCCGCTGGTTGGCGGAGGGAACCGGGTTATCAGCAGGCATACAACCGGTCCTCGGCTGATAGTTGTCGTTtgctgtgttggtggtggtgtggtgttgatgatgctgccgccATACTTTCGGTCTTCTTGTGGCCCGGAACGAAACAGTTCAATCATCTCAACACCGTCTAAGTGGCAAAGTTATTAATGATAGATTTCTGCTCGATACCGCTCACTTTCAGGCACCACCGTGTGACGGACGGGTCGTCGCAGGAGATGCTATCGAGTAAGTAGTTCGGCAACCGACACAACCATCGGACGTTCTATTACATCTTCCATTCCCCGTTGTTTTCGCGCAGAGTTGCTGGAAAGCGATGGGCCTAGCTGGGCCCCGGTGCGTCGTGCAGTATGCGTAGCGGTCGGTGCCTGCCTGACAGTGGCCGCTGGGTACGGCGTGTACCGCCTGCTACAGTACCGGGCAGCTAACCGGCCACC
Above is a genomic segment from Anopheles bellator chromosome X, idAnoBellAS_SP24_06.2, whole genome shotgun sequence containing:
- the LOC131213432 gene encoding vesicle-associated membrane protein 7 yields the protein MPILYSVIARGLTVLAKYAECVGNFTEVTEQVIARVESQNHKLTYLHGNYLIHYIWENQLIYMCITDDTFERSRAFLFLQEIKQQFNMKYGLTVATAIEYAMNTEFSRTLASLMQRYSEGNHNDAIGRVNDQIGELRDIMVKNIEHVTNRGERLELLINQTENLRNNSVSFRQTSRSLARAMFWRSVRLYLLIGGILMFVIYVIISMACGGLLWQTCLGSSTEPAN